The Thunnus thynnus chromosome 22, fThuThy2.1, whole genome shotgun sequence genome includes a window with the following:
- the med11 gene encoding mediator of RNA polymerase II transcription subunit 11, translating into MANERLRALEEVEKEIAMTLQCAGNIVLELSKDKHNASALDRQLVQFQSSVNRVESELSSQIRYLTQVATGQPHEGSTYSARKDCQMALNRAEYAKVKLGELGRTCEVMLEQQQQQQQQQQQQQQQQQQQQQQQQQT; encoded by the exons ATGGCCAATGAGCGGCTCCGAGCTCttgaggaggtggagaaggagatAGCGATGACCCTGCAGTGTGCCG GTAATATTGTTCTGGAACTTtccaaagacaaacacaatgcCAGCGCCCTGGACAGACAGCTGGTCCAGTTCCAGAGTTCCGTCAACAGAGTGGAGAGTGAACTGAGCTCCCAGATCCGCTACCTCACACAG GTGGCTACTGGTCAACCTCATGAAGGCTCAACTTACTCAGCGAGGAAAGACTGTCAGATGGCACTGAACAGAGCAGAGTATGCCAAGGTCAAACTGGGTGAACTGGGGCGGACCTGTGAAGTCatgctggagcagcagcagcagcagcagcagcaacagcagcagcagcagcaacaacagcagcagcagcaacagcagcagcagcagacataA